One genomic segment of Planctomycetia bacterium includes these proteins:
- a CDS encoding amidase: MNLAELTWRDVARLAPHTPVVIPVAAMEQHGHHLPLATDSMLLAEVLRRAEALVGDRVLVAPLLWLGNSHHHLEYPGTLSAGPRTYLDLLGDLIENFLHHGFRRIVFMNGHGGNTIPGRQAVFEARQRHRARNDLLILFATYWDFGPHLQKERPDLAQDYLGHACEYETAMMQVIAPGLVQPVAGIAALDPGFHFEPAYRGWITRERAPANADAPGHLGDPARATPDKGEFLLARYAAGVAAFLERVVAWDGTSWEVSG, from the coding sequence ATGAACCTCGCTGAACTGACCTGGCGCGACGTCGCCCGACTCGCCCCGCACACGCCGGTGGTCATCCCAGTCGCCGCCATGGAGCAGCATGGCCACCACCTGCCGCTGGCCACCGACAGCATGCTGCTGGCGGAGGTGCTGCGCCGGGCCGAGGCGCTGGTCGGCGACCGCGTGCTCGTGGCGCCGCTCCTCTGGCTGGGCAACTCCCACCACCACCTCGAGTATCCGGGCACGCTCTCGGCCGGGCCACGGACCTACCTCGACCTGCTCGGCGACCTGATCGAGAATTTTCTCCACCATGGCTTCCGCCGGATCGTGTTCATGAACGGCCATGGCGGCAACACCATCCCCGGCCGCCAGGCGGTGTTCGAGGCCCGGCAGCGGCATCGGGCCCGGAACGACCTGCTCATCCTCTTCGCCACCTACTGGGACTTCGGCCCGCACCTGCAGAAGGAGCGGCCCGACCTCGCCCAAGACTATCTCGGCCATGCCTGCGAATACGAAACGGCCATGATGCAGGTGATCGCCCCGGGCCTGGTGCAGCCCGTCGCGGGGATCGCGGCGCTGGATCCGGGGTTTCACTTCGAGCCCGCCTACCGCGGCTGGATCACGCGCGAGCGGGCCCCGGCCAACGCCGACGCTCCCGGCCACCTCGGCGATCCGGCGCGGGCGACTCCCGACAAGGGGGAATTTCTTCTCGCCCGTTACGCCGCCGGCGTGGCGGCATTCCTCGAGCGGGTCGTCGCCTGGGACGGAACGTCCTGGGAAGTTTCCGGCTGA
- the exuT gene encoding hexuronate transporter produces MTEQQQRAGDRGGSVGQWGVCGILLLATMLNYMDRMALNNMSVRITEELGLTQERYGDLEFAFGLAFAAGSLCFGILADRLSIRWLYPAVVVAWSLVGLLTGFAEGFWQMLACRTLLGFFEAGHWPCALRTTQALLAPERRMFGNSLLQSGGAIGAIVTPLVILALVGNSQVPGAWRLPFIVIGACGAVWVVAWLLLMGREPGLTGGTDRGGTETAGFAAWWEACLGNRRFWALVPFVIGINLTWHLARAWLPKFLQQGRGVSETESLLFNSGYYVAADAGCIAAGAAGVWLAHRGLSQFGARSLVAAVCSLCVGAATMAAVALQGAWMYAALLVVGAGALGLFPCYYSLAQDVSPRHTGKATGLLAALGWIVCSPFQKQFGKLIDRTGSFDLGFTLAAWVPAIAVCAFLVIWPRERRPAVLGERTHEPR; encoded by the coding sequence ATGACCGAGCAACAGCAGCGAGCCGGGGACCGAGGCGGCAGCGTTGGGCAGTGGGGAGTGTGCGGCATTCTCCTGCTGGCAACCATGCTCAACTACATGGACCGGATGGCGCTCAACAACATGTCGGTGCGGATCACCGAAGAGCTGGGTCTCACGCAGGAGCGGTACGGTGACCTGGAGTTCGCCTTCGGCCTCGCCTTCGCAGCCGGGTCGTTGTGCTTCGGCATCCTCGCCGACCGGCTTTCGATCCGCTGGCTGTATCCGGCCGTCGTCGTCGCCTGGTCGCTCGTCGGCCTGCTCACCGGCTTCGCCGAGGGCTTCTGGCAGATGCTCGCCTGCCGGACGCTGCTCGGGTTCTTCGAGGCCGGACACTGGCCGTGCGCCCTGCGAACGACGCAGGCCCTGCTCGCTCCCGAACGACGGATGTTCGGCAATAGCCTGCTGCAGAGTGGCGGGGCGATTGGCGCGATCGTCACGCCGCTGGTGATCCTGGCGCTGGTCGGCAACAGCCAGGTGCCCGGCGCCTGGCGGCTGCCTTTCATCGTCATCGGCGCGTGCGGTGCGGTCTGGGTGGTCGCCTGGCTCCTGCTGATGGGCCGCGAGCCAGGGCTGACCGGTGGCACCGACCGGGGCGGAACGGAGACCGCGGGCTTTGCGGCATGGTGGGAGGCCTGCCTGGGGAACCGCAGGTTCTGGGCCCTCGTGCCCTTCGTCATCGGCATCAACCTGACCTGGCACCTGGCCCGGGCCTGGCTGCCGAAGTTCCTCCAGCAGGGCCGCGGCGTCTCGGAGACGGAGTCGCTGCTGTTCAACTCGGGGTATTACGTGGCCGCCGACGCGGGCTGCATCGCCGCCGGCGCCGCCGGCGTCTGGCTGGCGCACCGCGGCCTGTCGCAGTTCGGCGCCCGGTCGCTTGTGGCGGCCGTGTGCAGCCTGTGCGTCGGCGCGGCGACGATGGCGGCGGTGGCGCTGCAGGGGGCGTGGATGTACGCGGCGCTGCTCGTCGTCGGCGCCGGCGCGCTCGGCCTGTTCCCCTGCTACTACTCGCTGGCCCAGGACGTCAGCCCGCGGCACACGGGCAAGGCCACCGGTCTGCTCGCCGCCCTCGGCTGGATCGTCTGCTCTCCCTTCCAGAAGCAGTTCGGCAAACTCATCGACCGGACCGGCTCGTTCGATCTCGGCTTCACGCTCGCGGCCTGGGTGCCCGCGATCGCGGTCTGCGCATTCCTCGTCATCTGGCCGCGCGAGCGACGCCCGGCGGTCCTCGGAGAACGGACGCATGAACCTCGCTGA